CAGGAGAATTTTTGGCTATTATTGGTAAGTCGGGCAGCGGAAAATCCACAATCTTAAATATGATTACAGGCGTTGATCGTCCCACATCTGGTGAAGTAATGATAAATGGTACGGCGGTACATGCCATGAAAGAAAACCAGCTGGCAGTGTGGCGTGGGCGCAATATTGGTATTGTATTTCAATTCTTTCAATTACTCCCCACTTTGTCTGTATTAGAGAATATCATGTTGCCGATGGATTTTTGCAATATGTATAGACCTATTGAACGTCAGGAACGGGCGATGTCGTTATTAGAAATGGTCGAAATGACTGCAAAGGCAAATAAACTGCCGACAGAGCTTTCTGGCGGTCAGCAGCAAAGGGTGGCGATTGTACGTGCGCTGGCTAATGATCCGCCGATTATTGTAGCCGATGAGCCAACGGGAAATCTCGACTCTAAAACGGCGGATGCCATTTTTAATTTGTTTGATGAGTTGGTTAGCCGTGGCAAGACTATTTTAATGGTTACACATGATAGTGATATACAGAGACGTGTCAGGCGGACGATTACAGTGGCAGATGGTGAAATCGTGCATCAAACTGCAGGCGGAAGCCCATTATGATGATTGGCGTGCGGTGGCGCAAAGTTCTGAGGGACCTGTCAACGAATAAGATTCGCACGATGTTGGTAGTGCTATCCATAGCAGTCGGTGTTTTTGCCATAGGAATGGTGGCAGGTACCTATGAGATTATATCGCGGGATTTGAGCAGTAGTTACAAAGCCGTGAATCCGGCTATGGCAACCATTTATTCCAGTACATTTAAGGAAGAATTTGTAGAAACCATACGTAAAATCAAAGGTGTGACAGGGGCTGAAGGACGGCGCACTCTATCCATGCGCGTAAAGGTGGCGCCTGATAAATGGCAAAAGCTAGAATTGTCTGTAATTCCCGATTATAAGGATATTCATATCAATAAACTCAAATTGATTAGCGGTTCGTGGCCACCGCCAGAACGACAAATGCTGATTGAACGCAGCGGATTGGATGATCTAAAGGTAGGTGTGGGTGAAAACGTAGAAGTTGAAAGTCCGGATGGCAAAAAACGCAGTCTGCGTATTGCGGGAGTTGTTCATGATATTAATCAGAGCCCTACTGCTTTTTCGGGCAGAATCTATGGATATATCACTCTTGATACATTAGATGCATTAGGGCTGACAAGGGATTTAGATACGGTTAACATTACGGTTGAAGGGAATCCGCCTTCGGAAGAATATATCGCTCAAGTTGGGCAGACGGTATGGGATAAGATTGAAAAAAGTGGACGTAAAGTTTTCTGGATGTACAAAAATAAACCGGGTGAGCATCCGGCCCAATCCACGATAGATGCTTTATTGATGACTCTCGGTGGTATGGGGATATTGTCTTTGGTATTAAGCGGATTTTTGCTTGTGAATACCATTTCTTCTCTCTTGACTCAGCAGGTCAGGCAAATTGGTGTGATGAAGGCGATTGGTGCTTCGACCAATCAGATTATCAGAATGTATATTATGTATGTAATTATTTATAGCCTGTTAGCATTGGTGATAGCCGTGCCCCTCGGTATTTTGGCAGCCGGAACAGTATCGAAATTTATCGCTAGTTATATAAATTTTGATGTTACAGGCCTAGCCATTTCGTATCCGGTATTACTTGCCGAAGTAACCGCAGGTGTGCTGATTCCAGTACTGGCAGCATTATACCCGGTCATCAGTGGGGCGAGGATTACGGTACGGGAAGCAATCAATTCTTATGGAGTAGGCAGTGCAGGCGGTATAGGTAGCGGGATGATTGATCATATTACAAGACGGATCAAGGGCGTGTCTCGTCCAACTCTTTTATCCTTTAGAAATACGTTTCGTCGTAAAGGGCGTTTGGCACTCACTTTGATTACTCTAACTGCCAGTGGGGTTATTTTTATCTCTATATTCAGCGTAAGGGAATCCATGATGCTAACATTAGATGATGCGCTGGATTACTTCAAATATGATATAGAAATGGATGTTAAGAATTGGTCTAGAGTAGAACAGCTTGAACAAGTAGCTATGGATGTACCAGGGGTCTCAAAAGCGGAAAGTTGGAGTTTTGATGGTGCAAGATTGCTGAAAAGCGATGAGAGGGAAAGCGAAAGTACAAATATCTTGATCATGGCACCGCCAAGCGGGACACAGATGCTTAAGCCCATTGTTCTGCAAGGACGGTGGCTTGTACCTGAAGATGAAAATGGGATTGTGATTAATACGGATGTTTTGAAAGATCATCCAAATGTAAAGGTAGGCGACCGATTGTCAATTAAACTAAGTAAGTCTGAGAAGCAGAAGACCTACTGGACGGTTGTGGGAATTGTTAGAGGAGTTATGGCAGGACCCTTCGTGTATGCTAACTACTCTTATTTTTCAAAGGTAATAGGCAAACCAGGGCAGGGTATTAATGTCTTTGCTGTCACAGAAAACCGTGATTCTGCTGCTCAAATGCAGGTCGCTAAAACACTGGAAAAGCATTTCAAAGATGTGGGAATACCGTTAAGTCGCGTACAGACTATGTCTGATACAAAATCACAAATCCAGTCTCAATTTAATGTAATTATTATATTTCTATTAGTGATGGCATTGATGCTCGCCATTGTCGGTGGCTTGGGGTTGATGGGAACTATGAGTATTAATGTGCTTGAGCGTACCCGTGAGATCGGCATCATGAGATCAATTGGTGCGTCCAATTGGGCGGTACGAAGAATATTTATTGTTGAAGGTGTGATGATTGGAATTCTGAGTTGGATGTTGGCGATGATCATTGCCATTCCCATCAGTAAACTATTTAGTAATCTGCTGGGAAATGCATTTATGCATGCTCCATTTAGTTTTGCTTTTTCTATTGGCGGCGCGATATTATGGCTCATAATCGTAATTGTTCTAGCTGCGGTAGCCAGCTTTTTGCCGGCCTGGAATGCTTCTCGGTTAAGCATCCGGGAGGTGTTGGCTTATGAATAACAATTTACAAAGGGGATCTTTGATGAAAGCAAATTTTAAAGTTAAAAAATGGATGGTCGTGGTATTAACGGTAGTTATCTTGGTGGCTGGCGGTGGATATTATGCTTTTCACCAAAGAACTACGCCAACTGAGCAACCGGTATTGCCACCAGTGAAGGCCAGTACTAAGGTAGTAGCCGAGGGGAAAGTGGTTCCGGCAAAATATTCGGTGCTCAGTTTTTCAGTAAGCGGTATCATATCGGAAGTGCTTGTAGCTGAGGGGGACAAGGTAGAGGCAGGGCAAGTTTTGGTTCGGCTGGATAGTCGGGAACTTAAAGCTAAATCGCAGAGTGACCTAGCGGACTTGGCTAAGGCTCGGGCGAGCTATAGTAAGACTAGCGCAGGACTTAGGCCACAGGAAATAATGATGAAGCAGGCAGTAATGGCACAGAAT
This genomic interval from Pelorhabdus rhamnosifermentans contains the following:
- a CDS encoding ABC transporter ATP-binding protein, whose translation is MYKKFLSFFYKTNKTAKESKLLSHDRQNKHLIELCQIEKIYHTDAGDFTALRGVDLQVNAGEFLAIIGKSGSGKSTILNMITGVDRPTSGEVMINGTAVHAMKENQLAVWRGRNIGIVFQFFQLLPTLSVLENIMLPMDFCNMYRPIERQERAMSLLEMVEMTAKANKLPTELSGGQQQRVAIVRALANDPPIIVADEPTGNLDSKTADAIFNLFDELVSRGKTILMVTHDSDIQRRVRRTITVADGEIVHQTAGGSPL
- a CDS encoding ABC transporter permease, yielding MMIGVRWRKVLRDLSTNKIRTMLVVLSIAVGVFAIGMVAGTYEIISRDLSSSYKAVNPAMATIYSSTFKEEFVETIRKIKGVTGAEGRRTLSMRVKVAPDKWQKLELSVIPDYKDIHINKLKLISGSWPPPERQMLIERSGLDDLKVGVGENVEVESPDGKKRSLRIAGVVHDINQSPTAFSGRIYGYITLDTLDALGLTRDLDTVNITVEGNPPSEEYIAQVGQTVWDKIEKSGRKVFWMYKNKPGEHPAQSTIDALLMTLGGMGILSLVLSGFLLVNTISSLLTQQVRQIGVMKAIGASTNQIIRMYIMYVIIYSLLALVIAVPLGILAAGTVSKFIASYINFDVTGLAISYPVLLAEVTAGVLIPVLAALYPVISGARITVREAINSYGVGSAGGIGSGMIDHITRRIKGVSRPTLLSFRNTFRRKGRLALTLITLTASGVIFISIFSVRESMMLTLDDALDYFKYDIEMDVKNWSRVEQLEQVAMDVPGVSKAESWSFDGARLLKSDERESESTNILIMAPPSGTQMLKPIVLQGRWLVPEDENGIVINTDVLKDHPNVKVGDRLSIKLSKSEKQKTYWTVVGIVRGVMAGPFVYANYSYFSKVIGKPGQGINVFAVTENRDSAAQMQVAKTLEKHFKDVGIPLSRVQTMSDTKSQIQSQFNVIIIFLLVMALMLAIVGGLGLMGTMSINVLERTREIGIMRSIGASNWAVRRIFIVEGVMIGILSWMLAMIIAIPISKLFSNLLGNAFMHAPFSFAFSIGGAILWLIIVIVLAAVASFLPAWNASRLSIREVLAYE